From a region of the Corallococcus coralloides DSM 2259 genome:
- a CDS encoding phosphatase domain-containing protein, with protein sequence MSLPDRIDPRPPRRIYRWDLDKTYLQTDFESLRDLFRTAFQKAHEKVAIPGASALIRELAEQGDSRLCIVSGSPKQMRAVLEEKLKLDGIQWDEFVLKDNVGNLLRGRFRALRGQVGYKLPAILESRVNAPVEAEEVLFGDDAEADAFIYSLYADLIAGRVDERVLSQVLEAGGVYPDDAARVHEAWKKIPIADPVRRIFIHLDKLTPPAHFTPYGPRVVPIFNYFQAALVLLADGHLTAPQVLKIAVEMVQTAGHNIITLSNSFQDLLRRGLPLQQAAIALSQAMEGPNALLKAMRPMPDILAAFSKRLAALGTQPPPPRVQAVDYVSLISHALPRTHKGRTLKPPT encoded by the coding sequence GTGAGCCTGCCGGACCGCATCGACCCGCGTCCTCCGCGCCGCATCTACCGGTGGGACCTGGACAAGACGTACCTCCAGACGGACTTCGAGTCGCTGCGCGACCTGTTCCGCACGGCGTTCCAGAAGGCCCATGAGAAGGTCGCCATCCCGGGCGCGTCCGCCCTCATCCGCGAATTGGCGGAGCAGGGGGACTCGCGGCTGTGCATCGTGTCCGGCAGCCCCAAGCAGATGCGCGCGGTGCTGGAGGAGAAGCTCAAGCTGGACGGCATCCAGTGGGACGAGTTCGTCCTCAAGGACAACGTGGGCAACCTGCTGCGCGGGCGCTTCCGGGCCCTGCGCGGCCAGGTGGGCTACAAGCTGCCCGCCATCCTGGAGAGCCGCGTCAACGCGCCGGTGGAAGCGGAGGAGGTGCTCTTCGGCGACGACGCGGAGGCGGACGCGTTCATCTATTCGCTCTACGCGGACCTCATCGCGGGCCGCGTGGACGAGCGCGTGCTGTCCCAGGTGCTGGAGGCGGGCGGGGTGTACCCGGACGACGCCGCGCGGGTGCACGAGGCGTGGAAGAAGATTCCCATCGCGGACCCCGTGCGGCGCATCTTCATCCACCTGGACAAGCTGACGCCGCCCGCGCACTTCACGCCCTACGGCCCGCGCGTGGTGCCCATCTTCAACTACTTCCAGGCGGCGCTGGTGCTGCTGGCGGACGGCCACCTCACGGCGCCGCAGGTGCTCAAGATCGCCGTGGAGATGGTGCAGACGGCGGGGCACAACATCATCACGCTGTCGAACTCGTTCCAGGACCTGCTCAGGCGCGGACTGCCGCTGCAGCAGGCGGCCATCGCGCTGTCCCAGGCGATGGAGGGGCCCAACGCGCTGCTCAAGGCCATGCGCCCCATGCCGGACATCCTGGCCGCGTTCAGCAAGCGCCTGGCCGCGCTGGGCACGCAGCCCCCTCCACCGCGCGTGCAGGCGGTGGACTACGTGTCGCTCATCTCCCACGCGCTGCCCCGGACCCACAAGGGGCGCACCCTGAAGCCGCCCACCTGA
- a CDS encoding DNA polymerase IV: MRAILHVDMDAFYASVEQRDNPSLRGKPVIVGGHAQRGVVVAASYEVRPFGVRSAMPMARAVKQAPHAIVVKPRFSAYAEASEQVFAIFERYTPLIEPLSLDEAFLDVTASVGLFGAAADIAKRIRKEIAHELNLPASAGIATAKFVAKIASDLAKPNGQREVRPEETVAFLAGLPVSRLWGVGPKTEEAMKRAGLVTIGDVATRDVDWLEERFGAASAKHLWELSHGIDARDVVPDRAAKSVGAEDTFDEDLTGPEALKPHVHAQALRVARRLRRASLKGRVVQLKLKFADFTLITRRVTLREATDDGQVIYRAALELLERAHEGKALRLTGVSVQLDEDEPQLGLFPAAAPKSSKLNEAMDRIAARFGSKAITMADIAGAEASDDDQHRSEKPVDKPKR; encoded by the coding sequence ATGCGAGCCATCCTCCACGTGGACATGGACGCCTTCTATGCGTCCGTCGAGCAGCGCGACAACCCGTCCCTCCGGGGCAAGCCGGTCATCGTTGGCGGGCATGCACAACGCGGCGTGGTGGTGGCCGCGTCCTACGAGGTGCGCCCCTTCGGCGTGCGCAGCGCCATGCCCATGGCGCGGGCGGTGAAGCAGGCGCCGCACGCCATCGTGGTGAAGCCGCGCTTCTCCGCCTACGCGGAGGCCAGCGAGCAGGTGTTCGCCATCTTCGAGCGGTACACGCCGCTGATTGAGCCCCTGTCGCTGGACGAGGCCTTCCTGGACGTCACGGCGTCGGTGGGGCTGTTCGGCGCGGCGGCGGACATCGCGAAGCGGATCCGCAAGGAGATTGCCCACGAGCTGAACCTGCCGGCGTCCGCGGGCATCGCCACGGCGAAGTTCGTGGCGAAGATCGCCTCCGACCTGGCGAAGCCCAACGGGCAGCGCGAGGTGCGGCCGGAGGAGACGGTGGCCTTCCTCGCCGGGCTGCCGGTGTCACGGCTGTGGGGCGTGGGGCCGAAGACGGAAGAGGCGATGAAGCGCGCGGGGCTCGTCACGATTGGGGACGTGGCGACGCGCGACGTGGACTGGCTGGAGGAGCGCTTCGGCGCGGCGAGCGCGAAGCACCTGTGGGAGCTGTCGCACGGCATCGACGCGCGGGACGTGGTGCCGGACCGGGCGGCCAAGAGCGTGGGCGCGGAGGACACCTTCGACGAGGACCTGACGGGCCCGGAGGCGCTCAAGCCGCACGTGCACGCGCAGGCGTTGCGGGTGGCCCGGCGGCTGCGGCGCGCGTCGCTGAAGGGGCGCGTGGTGCAGCTCAAGCTGAAGTTCGCGGACTTCACGCTCATCACCCGGCGCGTCACGCTGCGCGAGGCGACGGACGACGGGCAGGTCATCTACCGCGCGGCGCTGGAGCTGCTGGAGCGCGCGCACGAAGGCAAGGCGCTGCGGCTCACCGGGGTGAGCGTGCAGTTGGACGAGGACGAGCCGCAGCTGGGGTTGTTCCCGGCGGCGGCGCCGAAGTCGTCGAAGTTGAACGAGGCGATGGACCGCATCGCGGCGCGCTTCGGCAGCAAGGCCATCACCATGGCGGACATCGCGGGGGCGGAGGCGTCGGATGACGACCAGCACCGCTCCGAGAAGCCGGTGGACAAGCCCAAGCGGTAG
- the pcnB gene encoding polynucleotide adenylyltransferase PcnB gives MSSPLDLTGSEERTERTEAQVPADSAEHPSEHETPSRADPAPSEPPFAADAAEDDGFDDDDDAEDAGPEVSDEIRAATEALKAAEAEDAQAAAEAGDEAEEPEAVILEPEPEPASNEPELQAPTTTRTGEPAEIDPDEMDPDALKVVLRLHQHGHQAYLVGGCVRDLLLGKKPKDFDVATSAHPGEVRAIFRNCRLIGRRFRLAHVYFKGGKIVEVSTFRANPTELEPAAGAEEGQSGEDLLITHDNVFGTAQQDARRRDFTINGLFYDASEGRVIDYVRGRRDLDERFIRTIGDPEIRMREDPVRILRAVRFAAKLDLDIESRTYAAMEGAVEDLPRCAPARLLEETFRLIRGGVSAPALKLLAALDALKILLPPVDAYLRENGKEGEKTFYAFAQALDKRVSAGEVLDDAILLAALLVPISRAQPPVEESQDEGRASVSRVIEDLLAGFVESARLPRRIAERCRMLLLMQRTLSGERRRKTGAFRRHPLFNEALAVYAMTVEATGEGREALEAWQAGEVPPPRAGAAGGADAEGPRRKRRRRRRRRSGSGSGEGGGAGASSGSDAGEG, from the coding sequence ATGTCTTCCCCCCTGGACCTGACGGGCTCCGAGGAGCGCACCGAGCGCACCGAGGCCCAGGTGCCCGCGGACTCCGCCGAGCACCCCAGCGAACACGAAACCCCTTCCCGGGCCGACCCGGCCCCTTCCGAGCCCCCCTTTGCCGCGGACGCCGCGGAGGACGACGGGTTCGATGACGATGACGACGCCGAGGACGCCGGCCCCGAGGTCAGTGACGAAATCCGGGCCGCCACCGAGGCCCTGAAGGCCGCGGAGGCGGAGGACGCGCAGGCCGCCGCCGAGGCGGGTGACGAAGCCGAGGAGCCCGAGGCCGTCATCCTGGAGCCCGAGCCGGAGCCCGCCTCGAACGAGCCGGAGCTGCAGGCGCCCACCACCACCCGCACGGGCGAGCCCGCGGAGATCGACCCGGACGAGATGGATCCGGACGCGCTCAAGGTGGTGCTGCGGCTGCACCAGCACGGCCACCAGGCGTACCTGGTGGGTGGCTGCGTGCGCGACCTGCTCTTGGGCAAGAAGCCCAAGGACTTCGACGTGGCCACCAGCGCCCACCCGGGCGAGGTGCGCGCCATCTTCCGCAACTGCCGGCTTATCGGCCGGCGCTTCCGGCTGGCGCACGTCTACTTCAAGGGCGGGAAGATCGTGGAGGTGTCCACCTTCCGCGCGAACCCCACGGAGCTGGAGCCGGCGGCGGGGGCGGAGGAGGGGCAGAGCGGCGAGGACCTCCTCATCACGCACGACAACGTCTTTGGCACCGCGCAGCAGGACGCGCGCCGCCGCGACTTCACCATCAACGGCCTGTTCTACGACGCGAGCGAAGGCCGGGTCATCGACTACGTGCGCGGCCGGCGCGACCTGGATGAGCGCTTCATCCGGACGATTGGCGACCCGGAAATCCGCATGCGCGAGGACCCGGTGCGCATCCTGCGCGCGGTGCGCTTCGCGGCGAAGCTGGACCTGGACATCGAGTCGCGCACGTACGCGGCGATGGAGGGCGCGGTGGAGGACCTGCCGCGCTGCGCGCCCGCGCGCCTGCTGGAGGAGACGTTCCGGCTCATCCGCGGCGGTGTGTCCGCCCCGGCGCTGAAGCTGCTGGCGGCGCTGGACGCGCTGAAGATTCTGCTGCCGCCCGTGGACGCGTACCTGCGTGAGAACGGCAAGGAAGGGGAGAAGACCTTCTACGCCTTCGCGCAGGCGCTGGATAAGCGCGTGTCGGCGGGAGAGGTGCTGGACGACGCCATCCTGCTGGCCGCGTTGCTGGTGCCCATCAGCCGCGCGCAGCCGCCGGTGGAGGAGTCCCAGGACGAGGGCCGTGCGTCGGTGTCGCGCGTCATCGAGGACCTGCTGGCGGGGTTCGTGGAGTCGGCGAGGCTGCCGCGCCGCATCGCCGAGCGCTGCCGCATGCTGCTGCTGATGCAGCGCACGCTGTCCGGGGAGCGCCGCCGCAAGACGGGCGCCTTCCGCCGCCATCCGCTCTTCAACGAGGCGCTGGCCGTCTACGCGATGACGGTGGAGGCCACGGGCGAGGGCCGCGAGGCGCTGGAGGCCTGGCAGGCCGGAGAGGTGCCGCCGCCGCGCGCTGGAGCAGCCGGCGGTGCGGACGCGGAAGGCCCCCGCCGCAAGCGCCGTCGCCGCCGTCGCCGCCGTTCCGGCAGCGGGAGCGGAGAGGGTGGCGGCGCGGGAGCCTCCTCTGGCTCCGACGCGGGCGAGGGGTAG
- a CDS encoding serine/threonine-protein kinase → MPPKAIGPYRVLETLGSGGAGTVYRALDRRSNDEVALKLLSTGGPSLDDRAARRLAREFETLADLSHPNVVKVFEAGVHAGQPYLAMELIEGLTLRHYLDVSFNDLHTPTPSSRFPLTLRRTADDDFGSADGPDDDADDASEDDGTFDLNAFAEEAPSEDLASFHGAGDDDSASDGMPVVDPRRAAPRAPQPPARPATPKMADLNRPERMGKLKDAMLQVCEALAYIHGHGLVHRDLKPSNIMVDDDRQVRLMDFGLAKFLADDAGITADGKLVGTYRYMAPEQILGEPLDGRSDLYSLGVILYELMSGRPPFDAKTPHELWRQVLETEPPPLLALNLHGDPQLARVAHRLIRKEPDDRFQTAEEVYEALSE, encoded by the coding sequence ATGCCTCCCAAGGCCATTGGTCCCTACCGCGTGCTGGAGACGCTCGGCAGTGGCGGGGCCGGGACCGTCTATCGGGCCCTGGACCGCCGCAGCAACGACGAGGTCGCGCTGAAGCTCCTGTCGACGGGTGGCCCGTCGCTGGACGACCGCGCGGCGCGGAGACTCGCGCGCGAATTCGAGACGCTGGCGGACCTGTCCCACCCCAACGTGGTGAAGGTCTTCGAGGCCGGCGTCCACGCGGGCCAGCCGTACCTGGCCATGGAGCTCATCGAAGGGCTCACGCTGCGCCACTACCTGGACGTGAGCTTCAACGACCTGCACACGCCCACGCCCTCCTCCCGCTTCCCGCTCACCCTCCGCCGCACCGCGGATGACGACTTCGGCAGCGCGGACGGCCCGGACGACGACGCGGACGACGCCAGCGAGGACGACGGCACCTTCGACCTCAACGCCTTCGCGGAGGAGGCGCCCAGCGAGGACCTGGCCAGCTTCCACGGCGCCGGGGACGACGACTCGGCTTCGGACGGGATGCCCGTGGTGGACCCACGCCGGGCCGCGCCGCGCGCGCCGCAGCCCCCCGCCCGCCCCGCCACGCCGAAGATGGCGGACCTCAACCGTCCGGAGCGCATGGGCAAGCTGAAGGACGCCATGCTCCAGGTGTGCGAGGCGCTCGCGTACATCCACGGCCACGGGCTGGTGCACCGCGACCTGAAGCCGTCCAACATCATGGTGGACGACGACCGCCAGGTGCGGCTGATGGACTTCGGCCTGGCCAAGTTCCTCGCGGACGACGCGGGCATCACCGCGGACGGCAAGCTGGTGGGCACGTACCGGTACATGGCCCCGGAGCAGATTCTCGGGGAGCCGCTGGATGGACGCTCGGACCTGTACAGCCTGGGCGTCATCCTGTACGAGCTGATGAGCGGGCGTCCGCCGTTCGACGCGAAAACGCCGCACGAGCTGTGGCGTCAGGTGCTGGAGACGGAACCTCCGCCGCTGCTCGCGCTCAACCTGCATGGCGACCCGCAGCTGGCGCGGGTGGCCCATCGCCTCATCCGCAAGGAGCCGGACGACCGGTTCCAGACGGCCGAGGAAGTGTACGAGGCCCTCTCCGAGTGA
- a CDS encoding RluA family pseudouridine synthase translates to MSTTTTHTLTVDAAKAGQRVDLFVGEALGLSRARMKRLFEEGQVRVDGRPAKKGLTVTEGQKVSVTVEEAPREAVPDTDFPLVVLHEDPSLLFVDKPAGRPSHPLQPGETGTVANALVARYPEVAQASQDPREGGLCHRLDVETSGVLAVARTREAWTRVREAFSNRAVDKRYVALVTGPLADEGEVEVPLRHHPRHPDRVEPAPYGAEDAREALSHFRVLARSGDYSLVEVKILTGVLHQVRAHLAGVGAPLVGDALYGGREAPELGRFFLHARSLTVPHPVTNQPVKVESPLPPDLVAELGRHGLSWPVAG, encoded by the coding sequence GTGAGCACGACGACGACGCACACCCTCACCGTGGACGCCGCCAAGGCGGGCCAGCGGGTGGACCTGTTCGTGGGCGAGGCCCTGGGCCTGTCCCGCGCGCGCATGAAGCGCCTCTTCGAGGAGGGCCAGGTGCGCGTGGACGGCCGCCCCGCGAAGAAGGGCCTCACCGTCACCGAGGGCCAGAAGGTCTCCGTCACGGTGGAGGAGGCCCCGCGCGAGGCCGTGCCCGACACGGACTTCCCGCTCGTCGTCCTGCACGAAGACCCTTCCCTGCTCTTCGTGGACAAGCCCGCCGGCCGCCCGTCGCACCCCCTGCAGCCGGGGGAGACGGGCACGGTGGCCAACGCCCTGGTGGCGCGCTACCCGGAGGTCGCGCAGGCGTCCCAGGACCCGCGCGAGGGCGGCCTGTGCCACCGGCTGGACGTGGAGACCTCCGGGGTGCTCGCGGTGGCCCGCACGCGCGAGGCCTGGACCCGCGTGCGTGAGGCCTTCAGCAACCGCGCGGTGGACAAGCGCTACGTCGCCCTGGTGACGGGCCCGCTGGCGGACGAGGGCGAGGTGGAGGTCCCGCTGCGCCACCACCCGCGCCACCCGGACCGTGTGGAGCCCGCCCCCTACGGCGCCGAGGACGCTCGCGAGGCGCTGTCCCACTTCCGGGTGCTGGCCCGGTCCGGGGACTACAGCCTGGTGGAGGTCAAAATCCTCACCGGCGTGCTGCACCAGGTGCGCGCGCACCTGGCGGGCGTGGGCGCGCCGCTCGTGGGGGACGCGCTCTACGGGGGCCGCGAGGCGCCGGAGCTGGGGCGGTTCTTCCTGCACGCCCGCTCGCTCACCGTGCCGCACCCGGTGACGAACCAGCCCGTGAAGGTGGAGAGCCCGCTGCCGCCGGACCTGGTGGCGGAGCTGGGACGCCACGGGCTGTCGTGGCCCGTGGCCGGTTAG
- a CDS encoding secondary thiamine-phosphate synthase enzyme YjbQ has translation MKTLTEYLWFETKARRELVRLTDTVAALLKKSGIQEGMVLVSAMHITAGVFVNDDEPGLHEDIWDWLQHLAPHGPDYRHHRTGEDNGDAHLKSMLVHHQVLIPVTAGKLDLGPWQQVFYAEFDGQRRKRVIVKVMGD, from the coding sequence ATGAAGACCCTCACCGAATACCTCTGGTTCGAGACGAAGGCCCGGCGCGAACTGGTGCGCCTCACGGACACCGTGGCCGCCCTGCTGAAGAAGAGCGGCATCCAGGAGGGCATGGTGCTGGTGTCCGCCATGCACATCACCGCGGGCGTCTTCGTCAACGACGACGAGCCCGGCCTCCACGAGGACATCTGGGACTGGCTCCAGCACCTGGCGCCCCACGGCCCCGACTACCGCCACCACCGCACCGGCGAGGACAACGGCGACGCGCATCTGAAGTCCATGCTCGTCCACCATCAGGTGCTGATTCCCGTCACCGCCGGCAAGCTCGACCTGGGCCCCTGGCAACAGGTCTTCTACGCCGAGTTCGACGGCCAGCGCCGCAAGCGCGTCATCGTCAAGGTGATGGGCGACTAA